The following are encoded in a window of Ruminiclostridium herbifermentans genomic DNA:
- the tmk gene encoding dTMP kinase, producing MKNGKFITFEGTDGSGKTTQIKLLEEYLKNKGYEVVLSREPGGTKVSELIRDLILDPANTEIDPLTEMILYAASRAQHIAQIIKPSIEAGKIVICDRFVDSSYAYQGFGRGIDLRLIADVNRVAIDGISPDITFFLDIDPETAIKRRINATGADRIEQEKLDFHKRVYEGYKKMSLLFPDRIMTIDAEKPMDEISSQINEYIDTIL from the coding sequence ATGAAAAATGGCAAATTTATAACTTTTGAGGGTACTGATGGTTCGGGGAAAACCACACAAATCAAATTATTAGAGGAATATCTTAAAAATAAGGGTTATGAGGTTGTATTATCCCGTGAACCTGGAGGCACAAAAGTAAGTGAATTGATCAGAGACTTGATTCTAGATCCAGCTAATACAGAGATTGATCCGCTGACCGAGATGATATTATATGCGGCGTCAAGAGCTCAACATATTGCACAGATAATCAAGCCTTCCATAGAAGCCGGAAAAATAGTGATATGTGATAGATTTGTTGATTCTAGTTATGCTTATCAAGGTTTTGGCAGAGGTATTGATCTCAGGTTGATAGCAGATGTTAACAGAGTAGCAATAGATGGAATTAGTCCAGATATAACATTTTTTTTGGACATTGATCCTGAGACCGCAATAAAAAGGAGAATTAATGCAACTGGTGCTGACAGAATAGAGCAAGAAAAGCTGGATTTTCATAAGCGTGTATATGAGGGATACAAGAAAATGTCATTGTTATTTCCAGATAGAATTATGACAATAGATGCCGAAAAACCAATGGATGAGATTTCTTCACAAATAAATGAATATATTGACACTATTCTTTAA
- a CDS encoding cyclic-di-AMP receptor: MKLVYAIVHDEDGRKVMEELNKNGFGVTKLCSSGGFLRAGNTTLLVGVEEEKLDEVIAIIETKSKSRKQVINSPAAPGGIDIMSGMYMPYPVEVNVGGATIFVMNVEKFYKV; the protein is encoded by the coding sequence ATGAAACTTGTTTATGCGATTGTACATGATGAGGATGGCAGAAAAGTAATGGAAGAACTCAATAAGAATGGTTTTGGAGTAACTAAATTATGTTCCTCAGGAGGCTTTTTAAGGGCAGGAAATACTACCTTATTGGTTGGGGTTGAGGAAGAGAAGTTAGATGAAGTTATTGCTATAATAGAGACAAAGTCCAAAAGCAGAAAGCAAGTTATTAATTCACCAGCTGCACCGGGTGGAATTGATATTATGAGTGGTATGTATATGCCTTATCCGGTCGAGGTGAATGTTGGTGGAGCCACTATATTTGTTATGAATGTTGAGAAGTTTTATAAAGTTTAA
- a CDS encoding YaaR family protein, with translation MKIQDTSNNSRIKTFPERDERTIRNERDVNFASQMRRLETANYEERIRTLADKIQSQGKKLEKKADIRDLKIYKKLISEFLDEAVAHSHSFSKKSFLDRRGRHRVYAIIKKINEELIELTNEVLKAEQDNIKILKKLEDIRGLILDLFL, from the coding sequence ATAAAAATACAAGATACTTCTAATAATTCTAGAATTAAAACTTTCCCTGAAAGAGATGAAAGGACTATTCGTAATGAACGAGATGTTAACTTTGCATCTCAGATGAGAAGATTAGAAACTGCAAATTATGAAGAAAGAATTAGGACCCTTGCAGATAAGATTCAAAGTCAGGGGAAAAAGCTTGAGAAAAAGGCTGACATTCGTGATTTGAAAATATATAAAAAGCTTATATCGGAATTTCTTGATGAGGCAGTTGCTCATTCCCATAGCTTTTCAAAAAAGAGTTTTTTAGATAGGCGTGGCAGGCATAGGGTTTATGCTATTATTAAAAAAATTAACGAAGAACTTATAGAACTAACAAATGAAGTGTTGAAGGCTGAACAGGACAATATTAAGATATTAAAAAAATTGGAGGATATAAGAGGCCTAATTCTGGATTTGTTTTTATAA
- the holB gene encoding DNA polymerase III subunit delta' has protein sequence MLGHQRVLNTLQTAIKSDNISHAYIFEGAKGIGKRETALAFSSMLMCEEKDAPCGRCKTCQLIQQSSHPDFQEINLDDDKSISVEDIRNILKGIIIRPLYSKYKVFVINNADNMTVQAQNALLKSLEEPPGFVVFILTVQSGTAMTPTIRSRCQRIFFNKLSHEELREILKAKYGVIKPEWDFITSYADGVIGTAIDLVDSPEYLEIRDVILEQAMQLLQSKDTDVYALYELFEKYDDKIDYILRVILMFLRDLIVYNQTGNFSILINSDKKDMIIKNADINLSSLIKSTRAIWSAKKSLEVNANFQLTVEVMLMKIQQSMFSPLSEAR, from the coding sequence ATGCTAGGACACCAAAGGGTGTTGAATACCTTACAAACAGCAATAAAGAGTGATAATATCAGCCATGCGTATATATTTGAGGGTGCTAAGGGTATTGGGAAAAGAGAAACTGCGCTGGCTTTTTCTTCAATGCTGATGTGTGAGGAGAAAGATGCACCATGTGGAAGGTGTAAGACTTGTCAGCTAATTCAGCAGAGTTCTCATCCAGATTTCCAGGAAATTAATTTAGATGATGACAAGAGTATTAGCGTGGAAGATATAAGAAATATATTAAAGGGAATAATAATAAGACCCTTATATTCTAAATATAAAGTTTTCGTTATAAATAATGCCGATAATATGACTGTTCAGGCTCAAAATGCATTGCTCAAATCACTTGAAGAACCACCGGGGTTTGTTGTTTTTATACTTACTGTACAATCGGGTACAGCTATGACTCCTACTATTCGTTCAAGATGTCAAAGAATATTTTTTAACAAATTAAGCCATGAGGAATTAAGAGAAATTCTTAAAGCCAAATATGGAGTTATAAAGCCAGAATGGGATTTTATTACGTCATATGCTGATGGTGTAATAGGAACAGCAATAGATTTGGTTGATTCACCAGAGTATTTAGAAATAAGAGATGTAATATTAGAGCAAGCCATGCAATTGCTGCAATCAAAGGACACTGATGTGTATGCACTTTATGAACTATTTGAGAAATATGATGATAAGATAGACTATATACTGCGTGTAATATTAATGTTTTTAAGAGATTTAATTGTATATAATCAAACAGGCAACTTTAGTATATTGATTAATTCTGACAAAAAAGATATGATAATTAAGAATGCGGATATTAATCTATCTAGCTTGATAAAAAGCACTCGTGCAATTTGGAGTGCAAAGAAAAGCTTGGAGGTTAACGCAAATTTCCAGCTTACAGTTGAGGTAATGTTAATGAAAATTCAACAGAGCATGTTTTCACCATTAAGTGAGGCGCGTTAA
- a CDS encoding PSP1 domain-containing protein, whose product MVNVVGVRFKSAGKIYYFDPGDLLIDLNQNVIVETARGIEYGLVVVPNREVDESEIVAPLKKVIRIATEEDAAHAEENDRKEKEAYDICLQKISDHKLDMKLIDVEYTFDNNKVLFYFTADGRVDFRELVKDLAAVFKTRIELRQIGVRDESKMMGGMGICGRVLCCNSFLGEFQPVSIKMAKEQSLSLNPTKISGTCGRLMCCLKYEQEAYEDLLGRVPKVGAIVDTPEGHGTVVSVNLLRETLKIKLDEGNDNELRDYDFREGEVKVIKDAATIEEPDIDLEALKELED is encoded by the coding sequence ATGGTTAATGTTGTAGGTGTTAGGTTTAAAAGTGCAGGAAAGATATATTATTTCGATCCCGGAGACCTTTTAATTGACTTAAATCAAAATGTAATAGTTGAAACTGCAAGAGGCATTGAATATGGATTAGTAGTTGTTCCTAATAGAGAAGTGGATGAATCAGAAATAGTGGCACCTCTTAAAAAGGTAATTAGAATAGCAACTGAAGAGGATGCCGCTCATGCTGAAGAAAATGACAGAAAAGAAAAAGAGGCATATGATATCTGCCTTCAAAAAATAAGCGACCACAAGCTTGATATGAAGCTTATAGATGTAGAATACACTTTCGATAATAATAAAGTATTATTCTACTTTACGGCTGACGGCAGGGTGGATTTTAGAGAACTAGTAAAGGATTTAGCTGCAGTATTTAAGACAAGAATTGAATTAAGACAAATTGGAGTTAGAGACGAGTCTAAGATGATGGGTGGAATGGGTATATGCGGAAGAGTTCTTTGCTGTAATTCATTCTTAGGTGAGTTCCAACCCGTATCAATAAAAATGGCTAAAGAGCAGTCACTATCACTAAATCCAACAAAGATATCTGGTACTTGCGGAAGACTTATGTGCTGCCTCAAATATGAGCAGGAAGCATATGAGGATTTGTTGGGAAGAGTACCTAAGGTAGGTGCTATAGTAGATACTCCTGAAGGACATGGAACGGTTGTGAGTGTTAATCTTTTAAGGGAGACTCTTAAGATTAAACTCGATGAGGGGAATGATAATGAGTTAAGAGATTATGATTTTAGAGAAGGTGAAGTTAAGGTTATTAAAGATGCAGCCACTATTGAAGAGCCTGATATAGATTTAGAAGCTCTAAAAGAATTAGAGGACTAG
- a CDS encoding 4Fe-4S binding protein — protein MAYFISDACISCGACEPECPVSCITAGDSAYVIDADACIECGACASVCPVDAPEQK, from the coding sequence ATGGCATATTTTATATCAGATGCATGTATTAGCTGTGGCGCTTGTGAACCAGAATGTCCTGTATCTTGCATAACTGCAGGAGATAGCGCATACGTAATAGATGCTGATGCATGTATCGAATGTGGCGCATGTGCAAGTGTATGTCCTGTTGATGCTCCAGAACAAAAGTAA
- a CDS encoding tRNA1(Val) (adenine(37)-N6)-methyltransferase produces MVEINDKERIDDLQLKGLRLIQNVEKFCFGVDAVLLSDFADVKRNYRVLDIGTGTGIIPILLAGKTQAKTIVGLEIQESMAEMANRSVILNELQNRVQIVHGDIKKYNEYFAKSSFDLVVSNPPYTNKGCGLVNPHDSKAISRHEILCSLEDVVGSAAALLKPGGQLAMVHRPERLADVICSMRNNGIEPKYLRFVHPKPYKKPNMILIKGNRGGKPELKVQEPLYVYNLDGTYSDEIHKIYGREVTKIE; encoded by the coding sequence TTGGTTGAGATAAATGATAAAGAACGCATTGATGACTTACAGCTTAAAGGCTTAAGACTTATCCAGAATGTGGAGAAATTTTGCTTTGGAGTAGATGCTGTTCTATTGTCTGACTTTGCAGACGTTAAAAGAAATTATAGAGTGCTTGATATTGGTACAGGAACAGGGATAATACCGATATTATTAGCAGGAAAAACCCAGGCAAAAACAATTGTGGGGCTTGAGATACAAGAAAGCATGGCTGAAATGGCAAATAGAAGTGTTATTCTTAATGAATTGCAAAACAGAGTGCAAATAGTGCATGGAGATATTAAGAAATATAACGAATATTTTGCTAAATCCAGTTTTGATTTAGTAGTGTCAAACCCACCTTATACTAATAAGGGCTGTGGTCTTGTTAATCCCCATGACAGCAAGGCTATTTCAAGGCATGAAATTCTTTGCAGCTTAGAGGATGTTGTAGGTTCAGCAGCAGCATTACTAAAACCTGGGGGACAGCTGGCTATGGTTCATAGACCAGAAAGGCTGGCAGATGTAATATGCAGTATGAGAAATAATGGGATAGAGCCGAAATATCTGAGATTTGTGCATCCTAAACCCTATAAAAAACCTAATATGATATTGATAAAGGGTAATAGGGGAGGAAAACCAGAGTTAAAGGTTCAAGAACCGCTATATGTATATAATTTAGACGGGACCTATTCAGATGAAATACACAAAATATATGGCAGAGAGGTAACAAAAATTGAGTGA
- the rsmI gene encoding 16S rRNA (cytidine(1402)-2'-O)-methyltransferase, producing the protein MSEKGTLYLVATPIGNLQDITFRAIDTLKMVDMIAAEDTRQSIKLLNHFEIKKPLISYHEHNKNTKGNYLIEQLELGKNIALVSDAGSPGISDPGEDLVRLAVDNDIKVTMIPGPVAAMTGLVISGLPTGQFVFEGFLPMNKRARQEHLNRLKDEIRTIIFYEAPHKLPYTLKDIYNALGDRRIALARELTKIHEEVIRCSILEAIDLYSEKLPKGEYVLIVEGQSRNILEENEKNKFAEISIEEHVQMYIDEGLTKKDAIKKVADERGMIKRDVYNVVMKK; encoded by the coding sequence TTGAGTGAAAAAGGTACTCTTTATCTTGTGGCAACTCCTATAGGGAATCTTCAAGATATAACATTTAGGGCAATAGATACACTTAAGATGGTGGATATGATTGCAGCAGAAGATACAAGGCAATCTATTAAACTCCTTAATCACTTTGAAATAAAAAAACCATTAATTAGCTACCATGAGCATAATAAAAATACCAAAGGAAACTATTTAATTGAACAACTTGAGTTGGGTAAGAATATTGCATTGGTATCAGATGCTGGGAGCCCAGGAATATCAGATCCTGGAGAGGATTTGGTAAGGCTGGCTGTAGACAATGACATTAAAGTTACTATGATTCCTGGACCTGTTGCAGCTATGACTGGATTGGTGATATCTGGATTGCCTACAGGACAATTTGTTTTTGAAGGTTTTTTGCCTATGAATAAGAGAGCAAGGCAAGAGCACTTGAACAGATTAAAGGATGAAATAAGAACAATTATATTTTATGAGGCTCCTCACAAGCTTCCATATACTTTGAAGGATATATATAATGCTTTGGGAGATAGAAGGATAGCACTAGCAAGAGAATTGACAAAAATTCATGAAGAGGTTATTAGATGCAGTATCCTTGAGGCTATAGATTTATATTCTGAAAAGCTGCCTAAGGGGGAATATGTTTTGATAGTAGAGGGACAGAGTCGTAATATACTTGAAGAAAATGAGAAAAATAAATTTGCTGAGATTAGCATAGAAGAACATGTTCAAATGTATATTGATGAAGGCTTAACCAAGAAAGATGCCATAAAAAAGGTGGCAGATGAAAGAGGAATGATTAAAAGAGATGTGTATAATGTGGTTATGAAAAAGTAA
- a CDS encoding AbrB/MazE/SpoVT family DNA-binding domain-containing protein, protein MKSTGIVRKVDELGRVVLPIELRRTFDIAEKDALEIYVDESTIILKKYEPACIFCGNAKDVQVYKGKNICPDCLKELKGN, encoded by the coding sequence ATGAAGTCTACAGGTATTGTAAGAAAAGTTGATGAGTTAGGAAGGGTTGTATTACCAATTGAGTTACGCAGAACGTTTGATATCGCTGAGAAGGACGCACTAGAAATTTATGTTGATGAATCAACAATTATTCTAAAGAAGTACGAACCAGCTTGTATTTTCTGCGGTAATGCAAAGGATGTTCAAGTTTATAAGGGTAAAAATATTTGCCCTGATTGTCTAAAAGAATTAAAAGGTAACTAA
- a CDS encoding nucleoside recognition domain-containing protein: MINYIWIGLLIIGFIAGIFNGRIDQVTKAAMDSAQSAVVVCFGLLGVMCLWTGLMKVAEKSGLVNLIGRLVRPIMVFLFPDIPKNHPALGAIVMNLVANFFGLGNAATPLGIKAMNELQSLNKDKKTATDSMCMFLVLNTAAIQLIPANIIALRTAEGAKKPADIIVCIWIASICATIMGIIAAKLLSKVWDEKKKARMW; the protein is encoded by the coding sequence ATGATTAATTACATATGGATTGGACTACTTATAATAGGTTTTATTGCAGGAATTTTTAATGGTAGAATTGATCAGGTTACAAAAGCTGCTATGGATTCTGCACAGTCTGCGGTTGTAGTTTGTTTTGGTCTATTAGGTGTAATGTGCTTATGGACAGGACTAATGAAGGTGGCAGAAAAGAGTGGGTTGGTTAATTTGATTGGCAGGCTTGTCAGACCAATAATGGTATTTTTATTCCCGGATATACCTAAAAATCACCCTGCACTGGGAGCCATAGTTATGAATCTGGTGGCAAATTTTTTTGGTCTTGGTAATGCTGCAACTCCACTTGGTATTAAAGCTATGAACGAATTACAAAGCTTAAACAAGGATAAGAAAACAGCTACCGATTCAATGTGTATGTTCTTAGTTTTAAATACTGCTGCAATTCAACTAATTCCAGCTAATATAATAGCGCTGAGAACAGCTGAAGGTGCAAAGAAGCCAGCTGATATAATAGTGTGTATTTGGATTGCTTCCATATGTGCGACAATTATGGGTATTATAGCTGCTAAGCTGTTATCAAAAGTATGGGATGAAAAAAAGAAAGCTAGAATGTGGTGA
- a CDS encoding spore maturation protein, which yields MEFIRSISDFALPAIFLIILAAAVLKKVKAYDLFVDGAKEGIETIIRIMPSLVGLLVAVGVFKASGAMDILIYILRPLIDLLGMPPQVAPLALLRPISGSASFAFVTEIIKTFGPDTFEGRVAAVMMGSTETIFYTLAVYYGAVGIKNIRYTLIAAIMADIISIIASLWACRFVFG from the coding sequence ATGGAGTTTATAAGAAGCATATCAGATTTTGCATTGCCTGCAATATTTCTTATAATACTAGCTGCTGCTGTATTAAAAAAAGTTAAGGCTTATGATTTATTTGTTGATGGCGCAAAAGAGGGAATAGAGACAATTATAAGAATAATGCCTTCGTTAGTTGGATTATTGGTGGCAGTAGGTGTTTTTAAGGCTTCTGGAGCAATGGATATACTTATATATATATTGAGACCATTAATAGACCTATTAGGTATGCCTCCACAGGTTGCGCCATTAGCTTTGTTAAGGCCAATTTCAGGCAGTGCTTCTTTTGCATTTGTAACAGAGATAATAAAAACCTTTGGACCAGATACCTTTGAGGGCAGAGTAGCTGCAGTTATGATGGGCTCTACAGAGACTATATTCTACACTCTGGCGGTGTATTATGGTGCCGTCGGTATCAAAAATATAAGGTATACACTTATAGCAGCTATTATGGCTGACATCATTAGTATCATAGCTTCATTATGGGCATGCAGGTTTGTATTTGGGTAG
- a CDS encoding DUF2600 family protein: MSDFINCIYFKNKYSKIVYPIIIRKISEYSKYASKIKSRSIRAYALEALEKNKFDFTVSSVFILYPHVDIPLAADVVFSFQAIIQYLDTICSHSSESSEAFLKLIFSSLKDATNIRSDDFIKYFTFFPSKDDDGYLSILVEKCRQRVLSLPSFDIVRDYIVAYLSLFIDLQVIKYSSDQYNRELNLHNWSDVHSQNYTDISNWEYCLSIDSPLTLQMLLSLATNPDLTEIELERINNSFFPWIGGIQKILEGYLNYNDTLFSRSINHIFYYPNLKEFEDRIIYFIEKASENKVAIFKTYRCIIRILLIIYVTHPKAIIGMNRITSKVLLRAGGRGMFVYNSILKAIKTD; the protein is encoded by the coding sequence ATGTCTGATTTTATAAACTGCATTTACTTTAAAAATAAATACTCCAAAATCGTCTATCCAATAATTATAAGAAAAATATCGGAGTATAGTAAATATGCAAGTAAAATCAAATCACGTTCAATAAGGGCTTATGCTCTAGAGGCTTTGGAGAAGAATAAATTTGATTTTACAGTTTCATCAGTTTTTATTCTGTACCCACATGTTGATATACCTTTGGCTGCTGATGTTGTATTTTCGTTTCAAGCAATTATTCAATATTTAGATACAATATGTTCCCACTCTTCAGAGAGTTCAGAAGCATTTTTAAAGTTAATTTTCTCATCCCTTAAGGATGCAACAAATATTCGTTCTGATGATTTTATTAAGTATTTTACCTTTTTCCCTTCCAAAGATGATGATGGATATTTAAGCATACTTGTGGAAAAATGCAGGCAAAGGGTTCTATCTCTTCCATCCTTCGATATAGTCAGGGATTATATTGTTGCCTATTTGTCCTTATTTATTGATTTACAGGTCATAAAATATTCATCTGACCAATACAATAGAGAGTTAAATCTTCATAACTGGAGTGATGTCCATTCGCAAAATTATACAGATATATCAAACTGGGAATACTGCTTGTCCATTGATTCTCCTCTTACTTTACAGATGCTGCTCTCTTTAGCTACTAATCCTGATTTGACTGAGATTGAACTTGAAAGGATAAATAATTCATTCTTTCCTTGGATAGGCGGTATTCAAAAAATACTAGAGGGCTACTTAAACTATAATGACACGCTTTTTTCCAGAAGCATTAACCATATTTTTTATTATCCAAATTTAAAAGAGTTTGAAGACAGAATCATTTATTTTATTGAAAAAGCCTCTGAAAACAAGGTTGCAATTTTTAAAACATATCGCTGCATAATAAGAATATTGCTAATAATATATGTTACACACCCAAAAGCAATTATTGGTATGAATAGAATTACCAGCAAGGTTCTTCTCCGTGCAGGAGGTCGTGGAATGTTTGTTTACAACAGTATTTTAAAGGCTATAAAAACAGATTGA
- the metG gene encoding methionine--tRNA ligase, with product MPKKTYYITTPIYYPSGNLHIGHSYTTVAADAVARYKRLTGYDVMFLTGTDEHGQKIQRKAEEKGITPKAYVDEIVAGITDLWKLMKITNDKFIRTTDEQHISTVQKIFKKLYDQGDIYKGSYEGWYCTPCESFWTKTQLVDGKCPDCGRDVEITKEESYFFRLSKYQDRLIKLIEENPDFIQPTSRQNEMLNNFLRPGLEDLCVSRTSFNWGIPVTFDDKHVVYVWVDALSNYITALGYLSENDSDYQKYWPADVHLMAKEIVRFHTIIWPAMLMALDIPLPKQIYGHGWLLLEGGKMSKSKGNVVDPKILVDKYGLDAIRYFLLREVPFGSDGIFSNEALINRINSDLANDLGNLVSRTVAMIDKYFAGTIPDAKTSGDFDDDLIKIVMETPKKVDDLIDKLQFSTALTEIWKVISRANKYIDETMPWILAKDESNAARLAQVMYNLAETLRVVSILILPFMPETPEKIWNQLGIMDKSLVEWDKAKEWGLYPSGASVKKGEIIFPRIDVKKELEEIEKMSQANASASEKAETAGKAEKAEKDLKKQAKNEPASETSDNDNETNANLITIDDFSKVDLRVAKVIEAEKVEKADKLLKMKLQVGDETRQVVSGIAKYYTPEEMVGKTLILVANLKPAKLRGIESQGMILAASNDNGLSLVTIDKDMESGARVG from the coding sequence ATGCCAAAAAAGACTTATTATATTACTACACCCATATATTATCCAAGCGGTAATCTTCACATAGGACATTCATATACAACTGTTGCAGCAGATGCTGTAGCTAGATATAAAAGGTTGACTGGATACGATGTAATGTTTTTGACAGGAACTGACGAGCACGGTCAGAAAATACAAAGAAAGGCTGAGGAGAAGGGAATAACCCCAAAAGCCTATGTTGATGAAATCGTAGCTGGTATAACAGACCTTTGGAAATTGATGAAAATAACTAATGACAAGTTTATCAGAACAACAGATGAACAACATATAAGCACTGTTCAGAAGATATTCAAAAAGCTATATGACCAGGGAGATATATATAAAGGTTCATATGAGGGCTGGTACTGCACACCTTGTGAGTCCTTTTGGACAAAGACTCAGCTTGTAGATGGCAAATGTCCGGACTGTGGACGTGATGTAGAAATAACCAAGGAGGAAAGCTATTTCTTCAGATTATCCAAGTATCAGGATAGACTAATTAAACTGATTGAGGAAAATCCTGACTTTATTCAGCCCACATCAAGACAAAATGAGATGCTCAATAATTTCTTAAGACCAGGATTAGAAGATTTATGTGTATCAAGAACCTCTTTTAATTGGGGTATACCGGTTACTTTTGACGATAAGCATGTTGTATATGTATGGGTAGATGCTTTGTCAAACTATATTACAGCACTTGGCTATTTATCAGAGAATGATTCTGATTATCAGAAATATTGGCCAGCAGATGTTCATTTGATGGCTAAGGAAATAGTGAGGTTCCATACTATAATTTGGCCTGCAATGCTTATGGCGCTTGATATACCGCTGCCAAAGCAGATTTATGGACATGGCTGGCTTCTGCTTGAAGGCGGAAAGATGTCAAAATCTAAAGGGAATGTTGTTGACCCTAAGATACTGGTAGATAAATATGGACTTGATGCTATAAGATATTTCCTGCTTAGAGAGGTTCCATTTGGATCAGACGGAATTTTCTCGAATGAAGCACTTATAAATAGAATAAATTCTGATTTGGCAAATGATTTAGGAAATCTAGTTAGCAGGACTGTTGCTATGATAGATAAATACTTTGCTGGCACTATTCCTGATGCTAAGACATCAGGTGATTTTGACGATGATTTGATAAAAATTGTAATGGAAACGCCAAAAAAGGTAGATGATTTAATTGATAAACTCCAGTTTAGCACAGCTCTAACTGAAATATGGAAAGTAATTTCTAGAGCAAATAAATATATTGATGAAACAATGCCTTGGATATTAGCTAAGGATGAGTCAAATGCAGCAAGACTTGCACAAGTAATGTATAACCTTGCAGAAACACTGAGAGTAGTCAGTATTCTTATTTTGCCATTTATGCCTGAAACACCAGAAAAGATATGGAATCAGTTAGGAATAATGGATAAGAGCCTCGTTGAATGGGATAAAGCTAAGGAGTGGGGTTTGTATCCATCAGGGGCTAGTGTTAAAAAGGGCGAGATAATATTCCCAAGAATAGATGTAAAGAAAGAACTCGAAGAAATAGAAAAAATGAGCCAAGCTAATGCTTCAGCATCAGAAAAAGCTGAAACAGCGGGAAAAGCAGAGAAAGCGGAAAAAGACTTGAAAAAACAAGCAAAAAATGAACCAGCAAGTGAGACTTCTGATAACGACAATGAGACAAATGCAAATCTTATTACAATTGATGATTTCTCAAAGGTTGATTTAAGAGTTGCCAAAGTAATAGAAGCAGAAAAGGTTGAAAAAGCAGATAAACTCTTAAAAATGAAGCTTCAGGTAGGAGATGAAACAAGGCAGGTTGTTTCGGGTATTGCAAAGTATTATACACCTGAAGAAATGGTGGGTAAAACATTAATACTTGTAGCTAACTTAAAACCTGCTAAGTTAAGAGGTATTGAGTCACAGGGAATGATTCTTGCAGCATCAAATGATAATGGTCTCTCTCTTGTCACAATAGACAAAGACATGGAAAGCGGAGCAAGAGTTGGATAA
- a CDS encoding TatD family hydrolase, producing MIFDTHAHYDDSKFDEDRDELLEELHQNGVTYILNASASLDSLDVNIALAEKYDFIYIALGIHPEYADKMHEGILDKIRLLSKNKKVVAIGEIGLDYYYGDPPRDIQRVWFERQIELAKELSLPIIIHDRDAHEDSVKIIKKTNASEIGGIFHCFSGSTEMAMDMLDYNFHISIGGVVTFKNAKKVVEVVKAVPLDRLLIETDCPYLAPEPFRGKRNNSGYLTYIIDKIAEIKGISAQEVADTTFSNAKKLFRID from the coding sequence TTGATTTTTGATACACATGCACATTATGATGACAGCAAATTTGATGAAGACAGAGATGAACTATTAGAGGAATTACACCAAAATGGAGTGACTTATATACTCAATGCATCTGCAAGTCTGGATTCTTTAGATGTGAATATTGCACTTGCTGAAAAATACGATTTTATTTATATTGCCTTGGGAATACATCCTGAATATGCAGACAAAATGCATGAAGGCATATTAGATAAAATAAGACTGCTTTCAAAAAATAAAAAGGTAGTTGCAATCGGTGAAATAGGGTTGGACTATTATTATGGTGATCCTCCAAGAGATATACAGAGAGTATGGTTTGAAAGGCAGATTGAGCTTGCAAAGGAGCTCAGTCTTCCTATCATTATACATGACAGAGATGCCCATGAGGATTCTGTAAAGATAATTAAGAAGACAAATGCAAGTGAGATTGGCGGCATTTTTCATTGTTTCTCAGGTAGTACGGAAATGGCAATGGACATGCTAGATTATAATTTTCACATATCCATTGGTGGAGTAGTAACCTTCAAAAATGCTAAAAAGGTTGTAGAAGTCGTTAAAGCAGTTCCATTAGATAGATTGCTAATTGAAACAGACTGCCCTTATTTAGCGCCAGAACCCTTTAGAGGCAAACGAAATAATTCAGGGTATTTGACTTATATCATAGATAAAATAGCCGAAATAAAAGGTATTAGCGCCCAAGAAGTAGCAGATACTACTTTTTCTAATGCTAAGAAACTATTCAGAATAGATTAA